One [Clostridium] saccharolyticum WM1 DNA segment encodes these proteins:
- a CDS encoding AraC family transcriptional regulator, with translation MEIRHELVIPNNDLPFRMFIFEGRDGNYKVAKHWHHSVEIFLVQEGKIDFYINNSHLTLEKQDFVLVNSNEVHSIESPNPNITIVLQIPAETYEGYMGEENYVNFEKKGEAQNKRLTQLVVSMFSNYEKQEYGYSLKVKSQFYELLYLLVTEFKAETMDKEILRQKRQLDKLSKVTQYMRENYDQDLRLEQVAERFGFSPTYLSRIFQKYAQVNYRTYLIDLRVKYAVRELVGTGTEIGEIAMKHGFPDSRAFSKAFKKRYGCLPSEYRKCLDVPHE, from the coding sequence ATGGAAATCAGACATGAACTGGTCATTCCCAATAATGACCTGCCGTTTCGAATGTTTATTTTTGAGGGCCGGGATGGTAATTATAAGGTTGCAAAGCACTGGCATCACTCCGTTGAAATTTTTCTGGTTCAGGAGGGGAAAATTGATTTCTATATCAACAACAGCCACCTTACCCTTGAAAAACAGGATTTTGTGCTGGTCAACTCCAATGAAGTCCATTCCATTGAAAGTCCCAATCCCAATATCACCATTGTCCTCCAAATACCGGCAGAGACTTATGAGGGGTATATGGGGGAAGAAAATTATGTAAATTTTGAGAAAAAGGGCGAGGCTCAAAATAAAAGGCTGACACAACTGGTCGTCTCCATGTTCTCTAATTACGAAAAGCAGGAATACGGCTACAGCCTGAAGGTGAAAAGCCAGTTCTATGAGCTTTTATATCTTCTGGTTACGGAGTTTAAGGCGGAAACCATGGATAAGGAAATCCTCCGCCAGAAAAGACAGCTTGACAAGCTGTCAAAGGTCACCCAGTATATGAGGGAAAATTATGACCAGGACTTAAGGCTTGAGCAGGTGGCGGAACGTTTTGGTTTCAGCCCCACCTATCTGTCCCGGATCTTCCAGAAATATGCGCAGGTCAATTACCGCACCTATCTGATTGACCTGCGTGTCAAATATGCGGTCAGGGAACTGGTGGGCACCGGCACCGAAATCGGAGAGATTGCCATGAAGCATGGTTTTCCTGACAGCAGAGCCTTTTCCAAGGCATTTAAAAAGCGGTATGGC
- a CDS encoding S8 family peptidase: MQDQKLENLLNLALSATPEEREKSGNLNVGYNPGEKSWDVIVKYSGDISGLAQAGIRVEPMVNEYAILTVPESLIDRLSELPQIEYVEKPKRLFFAINQAKSASCVNLVQQGSSILTGRGVLVAVIDSGIDYFHNDFRNNNGTTRIVKLWDQTLERVFTAEEINAALAAGNRAEARRLVPSTDISGHGTAVASIAAGNGRDGNGQYRGVAFESPLLVVKLGVPQESGFPRTTELMRAVNFAVQQAVELQMPLAINLSFGNTYGSHDGTSLLETFLDDISNYGKTVIVVGTGNEGVGGGHISGVLTMSRPEEIELSVGGYQQSFSVQLWKSYADLFDISIITPSGEVIGPISSRLGPQTINYRNTRILLYYGKPGPYSVAQEIYLDFLPIDTYIESGIWRFRLTPRQIVEGKYDLWLPSAGVLSQSTRFLRPTPETTLTIPSTASKVISVGAYDDTYQSYADFSGRGFTRRTNQVKPDISAPGVGIIAAKAGGGYETVTGTSFATPFVTGGSALLMQWGIVDGRDPFLFGEKIKAYLIRGARPLPGVTRYPNPELGYGALCISDSLPV, from the coding sequence ATGCAAGATCAGAAGCTGGAAAACCTGTTAAACCTTGCCCTCAGCGCAACCCCTGAGGAGCGGGAAAAATCAGGAAATTTAAACGTAGGATATAATCCTGGGGAAAAGTCATGGGATGTGATCGTAAAATATTCCGGAGACATAAGCGGTCTTGCCCAGGCAGGAATCCGGGTAGAGCCAATGGTGAACGAATATGCCATACTTACGGTTCCTGAATCCCTCATTGACAGGTTAAGTGAATTACCGCAAATCGAATATGTGGAGAAACCAAAGAGGCTGTTTTTTGCAATTAATCAGGCAAAGTCGGCCTCTTGTGTCAATTTGGTACAACAGGGAAGCAGTATCCTGACAGGAAGAGGAGTTTTGGTAGCGGTCATTGATTCCGGAATCGATTATTTTCACAATGATTTCCGGAATAATAACGGTACCACCAGAATTGTAAAGTTGTGGGACCAGACCCTGGAACGGGTGTTTACAGCAGAAGAAATCAATGCAGCCCTGGCTGCCGGTAACAGGGCGGAAGCAAGGAGACTGGTTCCTTCTACAGACATCTCCGGCCACGGAACGGCCGTAGCATCCATAGCAGCCGGAAACGGAAGAGATGGCAACGGACAGTACCGGGGAGTTGCTTTTGAAAGCCCGCTGCTGGTAGTAAAGCTTGGTGTCCCCCAGGAAAGTGGGTTCCCCAGAACCACAGAGCTTATGCGGGCAGTTAACTTTGCTGTACAGCAAGCCGTGGAACTGCAGATGCCTCTGGCCATTAATCTAAGCTTTGGAAATACTTACGGTTCTCATGACGGAACCAGCCTTTTAGAGACGTTTCTTGATGATATATCCAATTACGGGAAGACCGTAATCGTGGTAGGAACAGGAAACGAAGGGGTTGGCGGAGGCCACATCTCAGGAGTCCTGACAATGTCCAGACCTGAGGAAATCGAACTCAGCGTGGGCGGGTACCAGCAAAGTTTCAGTGTACAGCTTTGGAAATCCTATGCGGATTTGTTTGATATCAGCATTATAACCCCCTCCGGAGAAGTGATCGGACCCATCAGCAGCAGACTGGGGCCGCAGACCATAAACTACAGGAATACCAGGATCTTGTTATACTATGGGAAACCTGGTCCTTACAGTGTGGCCCAGGAAATTTATCTGGATTTTCTTCCTATCGATACTTATATAGAAAGCGGGATATGGAGATTTCGTCTGACTCCCAGACAGATCGTGGAAGGTAAATACGATCTCTGGCTTCCTTCTGCCGGGGTATTGAGCCAGTCTACCCGGTTTTTAAGACCCACGCCTGAAACTACCCTGACCATTCCATCCACGGCATCCAAAGTCATTTCCGTGGGTGCTTATGACGATACTTATCAGTCTTATGCAGATTTTTCCGGCAGAGGATTTACAAGGAGGACCAACCAGGTAAAGCCGGATATATCTGCTCCCGGGGTGGGAATCATTGCCGCAAAGGCCGGAGGAGGCTATGAAACGGTAACAGGTACTTCATTTGCAACGCCTTTTGTTACTGGCGGTTCCGCCTTGCTGATGCAGTGGGGGATTGTGGATGGAAGGGATCCATTCCTGTTCGGCGAAAAGATCAAGGCTTATCTGATCCGGGGGGCCAGGCCTCTTCCCGGAGTCACCCGATATCCCAATCCGGAGCTTGGATATGGTGCGTTATGCATCAGTGACAGCCTTCCCGTATAA